Proteins from a single region of Apium graveolens cultivar Ventura chromosome 7, ASM990537v1, whole genome shotgun sequence:
- the LOC141673459 gene encoding uncharacterized protein LOC141673459, whose translation MIQGTTGGFANIETKFEKVESRIDQMASSQKMLESQIGQITNKGVVREQGAHPSQPDVNVKEQCKAITLRSGRELPEIVTSTLKGEIFPHKKRKTHQSSVEISESVDDEPKKEKATHKATMKPYIPQIPFPQRLENCKLEKQYEKFFKMFCEIHINIPFADLLALMPLYVKFMKEVMYNRKKFEEVKIITLNEECSYVIQHIIPPKLKDPGSFTFPCTLGEIRIKKSLCDLGTSVSLMPHSIYKRLGLGELKKTRISLQLADVSIKYPLGVLEDVLVKVDKFVIPCDFFVLEMNEEVDIPIILGTILGNYGNQY comes from the coding sequence ATGATACAAGGAACCACTGGGGGCTTTGCAAATATAGAGACTAAATTTGAAAAGGTTGAGTCAAGGATTGATCAGATGGCGTCATCTCAAAAGATGTTGGAATCTCAAATTGGCCAAATTACAAATAAGGGTGTTGTTCGTGAACAAGGAGCACATCCTAGTCAACCCGATGTGAATGTCAAAGAACAATGCAAGGCTATCACTTTGAGGAGTGGAAGAGAACTACCAGAAATTGTGACTTCAACACTTAAAGGTGAGATTTTTCCTCATAAGAAGAGAAAAACACATCAATCTAGTGTGGAGATTTCCGAAAGTGTTGACGACGAACCAAAAAAGGAGAAGGCCACACATAAAGCTACGATGAAACCATACATCCCTCAAATTCCTTTTCCACAAAGGCTGGAAAATTGTAAGTTAGAGAAGCAGTATGAAAAGTTTTTTAAGATGTTTTGTGAGATTCATATTAACATTCCGTTTGCTGATCTATTGGCTCTCATGCCCCTTTATGTGAAATTTATGAAGGAGGTAATGTACAATAGGAAGAAGTTTGAGGAGGTAAAAATAATCACTCTTAACGAAGAATGTAGTTATGTTATTCAACACATAATTCCTCCTAAACTGAAGGATCCTGGAAGTTTTACTTTTCCATGCACCCTTGGTGAAATCAGAATTAAAAAATCCTTGTGTGATCTTGGAACTAGTGTGAGTTTAATGCCACACTCTATTTACAAAAGACTTGGGTTGGGAGAGTTAAAGAAGACAAGAATTTCACTGCAGCTTGCAGATGTATCAATAAAGTATCCACTAGGTGTACTTGAAGATGTTTTGGTAAAGGTGGATAAATTTGTTATTCCATGTGATTTTTTTGTGTTAGAGATGAATGAGGAGGTTGATATTCCAATTATTTTGGGAACCATTCTTGGAAACTACGGGAACCAATATTGA